From Magnolia sinica isolate HGM2019 chromosome 13, MsV1, whole genome shotgun sequence, one genomic window encodes:
- the LOC131222593 gene encoding F-box protein At1g55000, producing the protein MGCCGDDDDEILKHLIPDEEDPFAGTLKNRLNTAGAPEDSGTGGILSDAFIVISPLNSNFSALISRDILRSIFERLPLPDLARAACVCRLWNSIASDREMQARAFKLPWKLKDVVGNPSSGSFWRDNGLGRFAISHRLARGDTVAGLAVRYSVQVMDIKRLNNMMSDHGIHSRERLLIPISKPDILLDGTCYIELDAYAKREVAVLYLEGAPDSKVSYLANRMTGRGKRRILNSMKRSMRVDDGTAEYYLSITNGDPRAAFSEFSEDLRWEQQARAP; encoded by the exons ATGGGATGCTGCGGCGACGATGACGATGAGATCCTCAAGCATCTTATCCCAGACGAAGAAGATCCTTTTGCTGGAACCCTAAAAAACCGCCTGAACACCGCTGGAGCTCCAGAAGATTCCGGCACTGGCGGCATCCTCTCCGACGCCTTCATCGTCATCTCCCCCTTGAATTCCAATTTCTCGGCCCTGATCTCCCGAGACATCCTCCGCTCCATCTTCGAACGGCTGCCGCTGCCGGATCTGGCGCGGGCTGCTTGTGTCTGCCGCCTATGGAATTCCATCGCGTCTGACCGAGAGATGCAAGCCAGGGCCTTCAAGTTGCCTTGGAAGCTCAAGGATGTGGTCGGGAACCCGTCGTCCGGGAGCTTCTGGCGCGACAATGGTCTGGGCCGGTTCGCCATCTCACACCGTCTCGCCCGTGGAGACACCGTTGCTGGCCTCGCTGTGAGGTATTCTGTGCAG GTCATGGACATAAAACGTTTGAATAACATGATGAGCGACCATGGCATACACTCGAGGGAAAGGCTTCTGATTCCCATAAGCAAACCAGACATTCTTCTTGATGGCACCTGCTACATAGAGTTGGATGCTTACGCAAAGAGGGAAGTGGCTGTACTGTATCTGGAAGGCGCCCCTGATAGCAAAGTCAGCTATTTGGCAAACAGGATGACTGGGAGAGGCAAGAGGAGAATTCTTAACTCCATGAAGAGGAGCATGCGAGTGGATGACGGGACTGCTGAATACTACCTATCCATCACAAACGGCGACCCAAGGGCTGCATTTTCGGAGTTCTCAGAGGATCTTAGGTGGGAGCAGCAGGCACGAGCACCCTAG